CAGTGCTCGTTCTTGAGGGAAGTGCGCTTGAAGCTGGTGAACGAAAGGCGGATTTTCTCGGCCATTTGCTTGAAAACCGCGGCGTTCTTTTCGCAGAGCTCCGCGGGGGTTATGCCTTTGGCTTCTGCCGCGTGCACGTTCTTCAGGCTGTTCTCGTCGGCTCCTGTAACCAGTGCGACATCCTCGCCGAGAGAGATGCGGTAGCGCGCTATAGCGTCGGTCTGCACGAATTCCAGCGCGTGGCCTATGTGCGGGGCCGCGTTCACGTACGGAATCGCTGTTGTTGTGTAGAATTTTTTGACTTCAACCACCCTCTGAACTTAAGGGTATAGAAATGGGTGCGGGAAATTAAAAATCTACCTATGCTTCACAGAAATGCTTCCGCGTCCTCGGATTTTTTCTCCAGGAGCTTTTCGTATTCCACTGCGAGTTCTGCGAGCGGCTTGCCCTTCTCCTTTCTTCTGGACTTTATGCTCCTTACATCAACGAATATGGGCGCATTTGTCGCTTCTCCCACGATTATTCCTTCGCCCACGCGCAGGGAGGTTATGCTCCGCGCGATGCGCGCGTCTATCCCCTCGGAGCTCATCTGGATGTGGTCCAGGTCGTTGGGGTTGGTGACGCGCAGAATTATGTGGGTGTTGCATTGGCTCAATGCGGTTGTGCTAAGGTTAACTGGTCGCTGGGTGATGAGGCACAAAGAAGCGCCGAACTTCCTTCCTTCGCGCGCGATTGTCTCTATCACGGAGCGGGAAACCGCTTCGTAAGCTTCTGCCTTTTCCCTTGCGAAATTGTGCGCTTCCTCCACGATGAGGAGGAAGGGGGGTATCCTTCCTTTCCTCCGCATCTTGAAGAGCTTGCGGGCGAGCATGGAAACGATTACCTGCTTTTTCCGCAGACTGTCCACGTCGCTGAAATCCAGCACCAGGAGCTTCCCGGGCTGGACCGCTTCGGTAAGCTTCGGGTTTTCCATGTTCTGGGAAAGTATGCACATCCTTTTTATTTCGGAAAGCGAGCGCTTTAGCGCCGGCTTCACGCTCTTGTCCGCGCGCTTGGAATCCTCGTCGTAATACGCATCCACCGCGTTCATCAAATCCTTGAAAGAGTAGGCTTTCCTGTTCTTCTTGTAATCGTCGTGCAGGGAGCTGAGGGACTGGCGCAGGAGAGCGCGCTGGGCGTGGGAAAGCATGGGGAGCCATTCCTCGAACATTTCCGGGGTCACTTTTCTCAAGGGCAGTGAGAAGCCTTTTTTCCTGTTTCCCACTTCTATTATTTTGGTGCGGTTCGCGTACACTCCGTCGGCGAAGCCCATGTACTCGCCGTGTATGTCTATCACTATAACCGCTACGCGGCCCTCTTCTTTCTTCCTGTCCAAAAGCTCCTCTATCAGAACAGTGGAGAGGTAGGATTTGCCCGCGCCGCTCATCGCGAGAATCGCGAAATGCTTCTGGAGCAGGCGCGTCATATTAATTTTCGCATCCGCATCGTGGTGCTGGATTTTCCCCAGAAGGAGCCCTTTTTCGTCCAAGCCCAGGAAGGATTTGAGCAGGTTCTCATCAGCTATGTGCACCTTCGCTCCGGGAATGGGAGGGATGGAGGCGCGCACGAAGTTCCTTTCTTTTGAAACGCCCAAAACCTTTACCTGGGCGATTATGTATTCCCAGCTCGCGGTGGGGAAATTGTCCTTCATCGGGGAGATGCGCTCGTATTCGGCTACGCTTTCTGCGCGCTCGAAATACCTGTTGCTCCTGAAAATCTCGTTTATGTACCCGAAAACAATTCCGTTTTCGCTTTCGGTCTGGACGTACTGCCCTTTTTTCACGCCCCTTTCGTTCGGGTCGAACACGAACGAGAATTCGGAGGTGGACGGGCTTTCCTCGGTTGTAATCACGGTTCCTACTGACTGCATGGGTGGATTTTGCAGACAAGGAATAAAAAGAGGACGGGACGTGCTTTCCGATGCGAAAGGGAAAATAAGCGGGGCAGCTGCCAATGGGTGCCAGTTCAGGAACGGTCGCTTTTAGCAGCATCAATCGCGCCGCGCATTCCAGCCATCATTTTTTCAAAAGCCGAAATGCCGCGGGCTTCAAGCCGCTCCAGTGCCGGATGAACA
This Candidatus Micrarchaeia archaeon DNA region includes the following protein-coding sequences:
- a CDS encoding ATP-binding protein, translated to MQSVGTVITTEESPSTSEFSFVFDPNERGVKKGQYVQTESENGIVFGYINEIFRSNRYFERAESVAEYERISPMKDNFPTASWEYIIAQVKVLGVSKERNFVRASIPPIPGAKVHIADENLLKSFLGLDEKGLLLGKIQHHDADAKINMTRLLQKHFAILAMSGAGKSYLSTVLIEELLDRKKEEGRVAVIVIDIHGEYMGFADGVYANRTKIIEVGNRKKGFSLPLRKVTPEMFEEWLPMLSHAQRALLRQSLSSLHDDYKKNRKAYSFKDLMNAVDAYYDEDSKRADKSVKPALKRSLSEIKRMCILSQNMENPKLTEAVQPGKLLVLDFSDVDSLRKKQVIVSMLARKLFKMRRKGRIPPFLLIVEEAHNFAREKAEAYEAVSRSVIETIAREGRKFGASLCLITQRPVNLSTTALSQCNTHIILRVTNPNDLDHIQMSSEGIDARIARSITSLRVGEGIIVGEATNAPIFVDVRSIKSRRKEKGKPLAELAVEYEKLLEKKSEDAEAFL